The DNA region CGCCGTCACGGACTTGGCGCCGCGCAGCTCCGCGACGGTCTGGTGCTTGACGCCCTTCGTCGGCAGGATCTGCCGCGGCTTCTTGCCGCCGTCCTGGAGCGCGTCCGGCGCGTTCTTCTCGTCCTTGGTGTACGGGTACGAGGTGTTGGTGTTGACCAGGCCGAAGCGCGTGTCGGCGCGGCGCAGCCCGTCACCGACCGCCTGCAGGGCGGGCGGCGAGCCGAGGCCCGGGTGGTTGTCGCCGGTCAGGACGGCCGGGCGGTCCTTCATGTCCGGGTCGGCGGACAGCGGGAGCAGCGCCTCGGGGCCGCCGCTGACGACGGCCGTGTTGGCCACCGGCTTCAGGCCGGCCTGGCCGGGGCGCTGGGCGCCCTCGCCGGGCGCGTAGATCTCGACCGCGCGATGGCGCGGGTACAGGCCCTCGACCTGCACCGGCGTGTCATCGGCGATCCGCCCGCCGGTCTCGGTCGGCCCGAACCCGGTGACCCGCTTGAACCCGGACTCCTCCAGGGTGCGCTTGACGGTCGCGGTCGGGACGTAGCCGATCTGGTCGGGGTCGAGGTCGTTGCGCACGACGACGTAGTAGAGCCCCGCGCGCGTCAAGTAGTCGCGCAGGCCCGGGACTTGGCCGCCGGTCATCAGGGCCTGCTCGACGGCGTCCATGGCGCGCCGGTTGCCCTTGGTGCCGAACGGCACGTAGTCGCGCTGGGCCCAGCGGGATTCGGCGAGCACGTCGAGCGGCTGGTCGATGGGGGAGCCCCAGGTGTAGATGCCGTGCGCGGTCGCGGGCACGACCAGGGCGCGCGAGTCCGGGGAGTACTTGTCCAGCCAGTCGGCCGTCGTGTCCCAGTAGTCCGGCAGCTTGTTGAACGAACCCGGCTGCAGGATCGAGCCGTTGAGGTAGGGCCAGGCGAGCCCGGGGAGCACCAGGACGGCCGCGACCAGCGGCGCGTACCGCCGCCCGCGCACCGGCCGCGCCCCGCGCGCCCGCGCCGCCACGCCCACCAGGTGCGCCAGGCCGAAGGCGAGCGCGAGGGCGAGCCCGGTCTGGAACTTGTAGATGTTGCGGAACGGTACGAGTCCGCCGTCCAGCCAGTCCTGCACGGTGCCGTGGAAGGGCGCGCCGAACACGCCGCCGTACCCGGCGAGGGTGACGAGCGCGACGGACAGGACCGTGAGCACCAGCCAGCGCCGCTCCGGCAGATCGCGGCGGGCGAGCCCGGCGAGGCCGAGGGCCGCGGCCAACGCCGAGCAGACGATGGTGATCACGGCGGTCGCGACGGTCCAACCGGCGGGCAGCCAGGCCTCACCGAAGTGGAGGTACGCCACCCAGTTACCGGCACCGCGCAGTGTCTCGGTGGCCGACATGGTGCCGGTGGTGGTCGCCGAGTTCTCCACGTACGGCAGGAAGTTCTCGCCGTAGATGCCGAGCAGGAGCAGGGGCACCACCCACCACGCGGTGGCGAGGAGGACGCCCGGCACCCACCAGGTGATGAGCTTGCGCTTGCGCGGCCCGTTCGGGCGCGAAAGGAGGTAGAGGCCGACGGGCAGCAGCGAGGCCAGTGTCGAGGCCGCGTTCACGCCGCCCATGAACGGTATGAAGAGGGCCGAGCGGAACGCCGCGATCCGCGCGGTCACGCGGTCGTTGGTCAGCGGGATGAGCACCCACGGCAGGAACGCGCCGGGCAGTGCCGCCGCCGACGTCGACCCGACCACGACGGTGAACGTCGGCCACAGCGCGTACACGACCGCGCCGAGCAGCCGCGAGCCGCTGCTGCCGATGTTCAGGCGCTCCGCGAGCCGCAGCGCGCCCCAGAAGGCGGCGGCGACGATCAGTGACATCCAGAGCCGCTCGGCCAGCCAGACCGGGAGCTGCAGGAGGTCGGTCAGGGCGTAGTACGGCAGCATCGGGAAGGCGTAGCCGATGTACTGGTCCTGGATGCCGCCGAAGCCGCCCCGGTCGTGCCAGAGCTGGCCGAGGTCGGAGAGGAACTGCCAGGGGTCGACGGCGACACCGAGCTTGGTGTCGAACGTCATCCGCCCCGGTTTGACGGCGAGGAAGCACACGAACACCACGGCCCAGAACCCGGCGAGCCAGCGCCGTGAGCGCGGCCCGCGCCCGGGTTCGGGCGCGGGCGCCGTCGGCTTCAGGGCCGCCGGGGGTGGGGACTGGACCGTGGTGGTCATGGACACCGCCTGAGGATGAGGAGGAGGTTCCAGGTGGCGACTTCGCGCACTCCTGGGACCTTCGCGACCGTTTCGGCCCAGAACGGCCAGTACCGGGAGCGGGCCGAGACGACCTTGACGTCGTCGCGGGCCCGCACCTGTCTGAGCGTGGGTCCGACGTGGTGGGCGAAGAGGTTCTCGCCGAGCTTGTGCTTGGCGGGTTTTCCGGTGCGGCGCTCGTAGCGGGCGCGGGCCCGTTCGGCGCCGAAGTAGTGCAGGGGCGCCCACTCGTGGCCGCCCCAGGGGGAGTACCAGTTGGTGAACGCCACGTAGATGAGACCGCCGGGCCGGGTGACCCGCGCCATCTCGCTGAGGAAGGTCTCCGGGTCGTCGACGTGCTCCAGGACGTTCGAGGAGAACGTGACGTCGGCGACGCCGTCCGCGAGGGGCAGCAGGTAGCCGTCGGCGACCACGGAGCCCTCGGGCGGCTTCGCGCCGAGTTCGTGCGGGTCGGGCTCGAAGAGGTAGGCCTGCGCGCCGCGCCGCTGGAACTCCTCGGTGAAGTAGCCACCGCCGCCGCCCACGTCGACGACCACCCGGTCCTTGACGGGCAGGTACCGCTCGACCTGGTCGGCGGCGTCCTTGGCGAGCAGCGCGTAGACCTTCTCCGGATCCTGCTGTTCGCGCAGGAAGGCCCGGAAGAGGGTCACGGAGCGGCGCAGTGACGGGTCCCTCACGCAGACGACCCCTTCACCGGCGGTTCGTGGGCGGCGACGGCCTCGGCGGCCACCGCGCGGAACTGGCGCACCGTGTTCGCCCAGCGGAAGTGCGCGGCGCGCTCCGCCGCGGCCTTGCCGAAGGCGCGGCGCCGTTCGGCGCTGAGGGCGAGCGTGCACCAGTTGGCGGCGAACGCGCTCTCGCCGTGCGCGAGCAGCCCGGTCACCCCGTCTTCTATGGAGTCGCGTACTCCGGGTACGTCGAAGCCGATCGCGGGCGTCGCGCGCGCCGCGGCCTCGGTGACGACCAGGCCCCAGCCCTCGACGGCCGAGGGGTGCAGGAGCAGCCACGACTCGCACAGGAGCCGGTGCTTCTCGGCCTCCGAGACATGGCCGGTGAACTGCACGCCGGGGCCCGCCATCCGCTCCAGGCGCTCTCGCTCGGGGCCCTCGCCGACGATCACGAGGCGGCCGCCGGTGACCGGGCGGACCCGCTCCCACAGGCGCAGCAGAAGATCGATGCGCTTGTACTCGACCAGCCGGCCCATGGCCAGGAACAGCGGTTCGTCGGAGCGCTCGTGCAACGGCCCCGGCTCCTCCACGCCGTTGTGCACGACGCGGATGCGGTCGGGCTCGACGCCGAGGTCCTGCAGGGCCGTCGCGGTCGACGGCGACACGGCGACCAGGAGGTTGCCGCGCTGGGCGCCCGAGAGGGCCCAGTGCTCCAGGCGCCGCCCGAGGCGCGCGGCCGGGGCGAGCGGTCCTTGGAAGCGCATCGACCACAGCTCGGTGTGGACGTGGTTGACCAGGCACAGGGTGGGGCCGCGGTGCCACAGCGGGGCGAGGTAGGGCATGCCGTTGCACACCTCGACCAGCAGGTCGGTGGCGCCGATCTGGCGGGTGAAGGCCGAGCGGGCGCGCAGGTAGTGGCCGAGGTCGCCGCCGGCCGACACCACGCGGTAGTCGCGGTAGGCGGCCGGGCCGCCGCACAGCAGCGTGACCTGGTGGCCCTGCGCGGTCAGTCCGTCGGCCAGCTTGTCGACCAGGAGCTCGGAGCCGCCTGCGGCCGGGTTTCCCAGGTCGCGGCGGGCGAGGAAGGCGATCCGGCGCGGCTGTGGGGGGAGCGCCGGATGGGGCCACGCGGGCCGTGATGCGACCGGGCGCAGCGACGACGGCACGTGCTGGGGCATGGGTGCTCCAACTCGTCTCGGGGTGCGGAACTGTGGGGGAGTTCGGGTGGATCCGGGGTGGGGCCCGGTGGTGCGGGTGGCGCGAATGGCTCCGTGGTGCGGGGTCGAGCCGGGTGCTACGGGGTGGTGGTGCGGGGCGGGACTCCGGTGCTCCGGGGACGGAGCACCAGGGGTTTGCGCAGTCGTTGTGCTGGGACTGTGCGGGGACTGTGTCTGGGTGGAGTGGATAGTTTTCGCCGCACCGAACGGTGCGGCTACTCACCGGGGTGACAATTTCGGCCCTTCTTGACGCTGACGTCTCATCACATCGTGGTGGGTTGCAGGGAATTTGGGGACGTATCGGAATGTGGACCCATCGAATCCGGTCCTTCACCGTCCCTCCCCGATCCGTTCGCGTCCTTCTTCCGTCCGCGCACCACGAGGATCACGCCCGCGATCGCGAGCACACCGCCGAGGACCCCGGTGACCAGCGGCAACGTCTCGCCGACCAGCTTGAGCCGGGAGCTGTCGTCGTCCGCCAGGTCCACCTGGGCCTGCTGGGTCTTCTTGGTGAACGCGATCCGCTCGCTGTCGAGCAGTACGGTCACGTCCTTCTTGCCGTCGGGGGCGCGCAGCGTCTTGCGGGGGCCGATGGCGGCGAAGAGGATCCGGCCCGTGCGCTGGTCGGCGACCAGCTCGATGCCGTGGTTGGCGTACCACTCCTCGGCCATGACCTGGCTGCGTTCGGGCTGGCCGACGAGGCGCCCGGGGACCTGGCGGGTGCCGGTCCTGGTGGCCTTCACGGTGCCGGTGAAGCGCAGGCCCTCGTAGCCCTGGATCTTCTTCTTGCCCTGGTAGGACAGCGGCACGGTCGCGCCGAGCGTGCTGTCCCACCACAGGTAGGTGCGCTTCTCGACGTCGAAGGGGAACTTCAGGTACGCCTCCCCCTCGAAGTACGGCTTCTCGCCGCAGCAGTGCACCGGTTTGTTGGTCTTCCGGTCGGTCACCCAGCGCTCCAGGCTCCACTGGAGCGAGTCGTGCGGATCGGCTGCGGGCAGCGTCTTGTCCGGGTCGACCGAGGTCGACACGTCCCAGATCGCCCGGCCCGACTTCTCGCTGTCGGCGACGTCGCCGCGCACCTGCCGGGTGATGGTCAGGTTCTGGTCGCGGACCGTTTTGATCTTCCCGGTGTCGAAGTAGCTGCCGGTCCCCTTGAAGACTGTTATCTGATCGACATCAATGGGCGTGCGTTTCGCACGCGGCTCCACGTACCAGGCCAGCATCGGGGCCAGGACGAGCAGGAAAGTGCCCAGGCCGAGCAGGATCAGGGACAAGGGTGAAGCTGTACGGCGCATCCGGCGCTCCTGCCGTGAGGGCGAACAGGGGTCGGTCGGTCAACTGTGCTGGATTACCGACGAGTTGTGGGACTGGTGCGGTGCTGCGGCCGCCGGATTGCCCGAAATGATGCGGCGCTGTTTCCACGGGGTTACTGACCCGTATGGGCCGCGAACGTAGGCGGACCCTTGACGCAGTGTCAATGCATTGTCGACACTGTCCTCCTGCGGAGCGGGGTGGGGACGACCTCCAGCAGAGAGGCTGACCCTGTATGCACCGACTGCTCGCCGCCACACTGACCGTCGCGGCCGCCGCGGCTCTCGCCGTGGGCGCCGCCCTCGGCATCGTGGCGCTTCTGAACGCCACGCCCGACCAGCCGAACCGGCCGCTCGTGCACTACGAGTCGCCCGAGCGGGACCAGTGACCGACGTGGCCGCCATCTCCGAAAGCGTCTCCGAGAGCACCCCCGAGAACATCGCGGACGGTGCTCCCGGAAGCCTGGGCTCCGCGCACAAGGGCTCCGCCTGGCGCGATGTCCCACCGCTTCAGGTGCGCAGATTCGCGGCGCTCGCCTTGGAGGAAGTGCCCATCCTCGCCCAGGACATCCTGCGCGAAATCCGGGCAGAGTACCCCGGCCTGCCGGTCGTCCTCGACGACTCCGGCGAGCCGATGGCGCTCATCGGGATCCGCCGCGCCCTGGAAGGGTTCGTGCAGCAGCTCGCCACCCGGGAGGGCCGGCCGCGCTACCACCCCGAGGTCTTCCAGGAATTCGGCCGCGGCGAGGGCCTGCACGGCCGCAGCCTCGACTCCCTCCAGGCCATCTACCGCCTCGGCGTCCGCCTCGCCTGGCGCCGCCTCGCCGAGATCGGACAGCAGACCGAGATCCCGCCCCCGGCGATGTACGAGTTGGCCGAATCCGGCTTCGAGTACCTCGACGGCCTGGTCGACCAGTCGGTGCGCGGCTACGCGGAAGCCGCGGCGCGGCAGGCCGGCGAGCGACTGCGACTGCAACGCAAGCTCATGGAGCTGCTGCTTTCCGAGCGCCGCCCCGACACCTCCGCCGCCTCCGCGCTCGGCGCCGAGAACGGCCTGGACGAGCGGGCGGCCCGGGTCGGCTGGCAGCTGCCCGAGCGGGTCGCCGTCGGCGTGCTCCTGCGCCCCGCCCGCGAGGCCGTGGCCCCCGCCGTCGGTGAGGGCGTGCTGCTCGACATGGAGGCCGAGCAGCCCCGCATGGTCGTGCCCGACCCCGAGGCCGCGGGCCGCCCCGAACTGCTGCGCCGCGCCATGACCGGCTGGTCGGGCGCCATCGGTCCGCCCGTGCCGCTCGCCGACGCCGCGAAGTCGCTGCGCTGGGCGGAGGCCGCGGTCGCCCTGATGGGGCGCGGACTGCTGCCCTCCGGCGAGGTCCTCCACTGCACCGAGCACACCGAGGCCCTGGTCCTGCTCCAGCCCGAGGAGCTCATCGAGGACCTGTCGCGGCGCTGCCTCGCCCCCCTCGACCACTGCGGCCCCGCGCACGGCCGCCGCCTCGCCGAGACCCTGCTCGCCTGGCTGGAAACCCGCGGCGGCGCCCCCGAGGTGGCCGCCCGACTCGGTGTGCACCCGCAAACCGTGCGCTACCGCCTTCGCCAGATCAGGGAGCTGTGGGGCGACGAGGTCGACGACCCCGACCGCCGCTTCGAGCTGGAACTGGTGCTGCGGGCGCGCAGGCTGCGGGGGGAACTGGGAAGGGCGTGAGGGGCCGTCGGTCGACGGCGGGGCGAAGCGTGCCCCGACCCCGGTCGCACCCCCGCCGGAGCCCGTCCGACCCCGCCCCCACGTGCGGCAATTCGGGCGAAGCCCGCCCTGCCGTACGCTGCCGGGCCCGGCCCGACGCGGGGGACACGCCGGACGGTTCGACTCCGCACACAACATTCACAGCTTCGGCTTCCTCAGTACCGGCGCGGGACCTAGCCTCCATGCCTCATGGACTACTGCCACGCGTGCCACCGGCACCTCAACGGCGCCCTCGCCTGTCCGGGGTGCGGCACCCCGGCCGAAGCCTGCCGTGAGTACGCGGAGGCGCTCGCCACCCAGGACGAGCCCGACGACCTCGACCAGACGGACGAGGAGCCCTCGCCGCGCGGTCGGGCCCGGGGCCGCGGCCGCCGCAGGGAGCGGAGCCGCCGGGCCGCCCAGCACCGTCGCAGGCGCCGCAAGGTCATCCTGATCGCCGCGGGCGTCGCGCTCGCCGCGGGCGGCCTGAGCCTGGCCGAGCTGGGCACCGAGTCCGCGTCGGACGACTCGAAGGCGACGTCCGCGCGGGACCGCGAGGAGTCGGCGGGGGAGTCGGCGGGCGCCGCGGCCACGGAGGGCGCGCAGGGGGCGGGCGCGTCGGCGGAGCCGGTGTCGGAGTCGACGGACGGTTCGCCGTCGGCGTCCGCGTCGGAGTCGGCGAAGAAGAAGGACAAGGGCGGCAAGGACGGCAAGGACGGCAAGGACAAGAAGGACGCCGAGGACGACGGGAGCACCCGGGGCGCCGAGGGCGACGCGGGCGGCGACGCCGAGGGCGACGCCCAGGGCTCCGGCGGTGGCCCCGGCGCGGCGACCGGCGGCACCGGCACCTCCGGCGGCCCGGACCCGGACCCGACCTCGGGCGACCCGACCACGAGCCCGCAGGAACCGGACCCGCAGCCGTCCACCACCAAGCCCCCGAGCGACCCGGACCCGGACCCGAGCCCGTCGGAGACGTGTGACCGGTTCCTGTGGTGGTGCACGTAGGGCGAGCCCCTACCGACGCGTCCAGGACACGTTCCCGCACCGGCGCCCGGAGGGCTCAGCCGCCCAGCATCCGCCGCAGCAGATCCCGCAGCGACTCCCGCTCCGTGCGGGACAGCTCGGCCAGCGGCTCCCGGGCGAAGTCCAGGGACTCCCGCAGGCTGCGCGCGGTCGTGAGCCCGTCCTCCGTCGGCGCGGCCAGCTTCACGCGCCGGTCGGCGGGGTCGGGCCGCCGCTCGACCAGCCCGCGCGCCTCCAGGCGGTCCACGATGCCGGTCACGTTCGACGGCTCGCACTTCAGCTTCTGCGCGATGCGCCGCATCGGCATGGGTTCGAGCGAGAGCAGTCCGAGCACCCGCGCCTGCGCGCCGGTCAGCGCGTGCTTGCCCGCGGCGACCTCGTACTCCTCGTAGTAGCGCGCGACCACGTCGCCGATCAGCTCCACGACCTCGAGGGTCAGCGGGTCGGCGCGCGGGGCGGGGGTGTCCGGTTCCTGGGTGGCCATGCCTCCAGGCTACCCATTTACTTGACAACATGAAATATCGAAGCGCATGCTTATTTCAGAACATGAAGCATTAGGGGTCGGAGCCGACCGCTCCGGACCCCGTCGCCCCCCAGCCTGAGGAGGACACCCCTCATGTCCGCAGCCCCCGAGCAGCTCCCGGCCACCGGCCGCGCCTGGCACCTCGTGCGTCGCCCGCACGGCTGGCCGGTCCCGGAGGACTTCGCGCTCCGCGAGGTCCCGGTCGAGGCCCCCGCGGAGGGCCGCGTCCTGGTCCGGAACCTGTACTTCTCGGTCGACCCGTACATGCGCGGCCGCATGAACGACGTGAAGTCCTACATCCCGCCGTTCCAGCTGGACCAGCCCATGGACGGCGGCGCGGTGGGCGTCGTGGTGGCGTCGAACGCGGACGGCTTCGCGGTGGGCGACCACGTGCTGCACTTCGGGGGCTGGCGGGAGTACGCCTCCGTGCCGGTGACGTACGCGACGAAGGTGGACCCGGACGCGGCGCCGCTCTCGGCGTACCTCGGCGTGCTCGGCATGACGGGCCTGACGGCGTACGCGGGGCTTCTTGAGGTGGCGTCCTTCAAGGAGGGCGACACGGTCTTCGTCTCCGGCGCAGCGGGTGCCGTCGGCAGTGAGGTCGGCCAGATCGCGCGGCTCAAGGGCGCCGCGCGCGTCATCGGGTCGGCGGGCTCGGACGAGAAGGTCAAGCTCCTGACCGAGGAATACGGCTTCGACGCGGCGTTCAACTACCGCGACGAGCGCCCGGTCGTCGACCAGCTGAAGGAGGCCGCCCCCGACGGCGTCGACGTCTACTTCGACAACGTCGGCGGCGAGCACCTGGAGGCCGCCATCAGCCGCATGAACGTGCACGGCCGGATCACGATCTGCGGCATGATCGCGGGCTACAACGACACCGAGCCGACGCCGGGCCCCCGCAACATGGCCATGATCATCGGCAAGCGGCTCCGGATCCAGGGCATGCTCGTCCAGGACCACCAGGATCTGCAGCAGCAGTTCGTGCGCGAGGTCGGGGCCTGGGTGCGGTCCGGCGAGCTGAAGTACAACGAGACGTTCGCGCACGGGATCGACAGCGGCGTGGACGCCTTCCTCGGCATGCTGCGCGGCGAGAACACCGGAAAGATGATCGTCGCCCTGGACGCGTGATCCTGCCGAGCCCTCGGGGGAGGGTCACCCCCTCCCCCTCTTCCGTAATCCGATAACCTAATTCCACAATCGCCGGGTCGGGCGGGCGCGCGACACGGCACACCCCAGGAGGGATCGGCAGTTATGTCCATCCAGAACATCGACGTCAAGTACACCGCCGTGGCCACCGCGGAGAACGGCCGTGACGGCCGGGTCGCCAGCGACGACGGCAAGCTCGACGTCGTCGTGAACCCGCCGAAGGAGATGGGCGGCAGCGGCGCGGGCACCAACCCCGAGCAGCTCTTCGCCGCCGGCTACAGCGCCTGCTTCCAGGGCGCGCTCGGCGTGGTCGCCCGCCGCGAGAAGGCCGACATCTCCGGCTCCACCGTCACCGCGAAGGTCGGCATCGGCCCCAACGGCGACGGCGGCTTCGGCCTGGAGGTCGAACTCATCACGTCCATCCCGAACGTGGACGCCGCTACGGCGCAGTCCCTCGTGGAGAAGGCCCACGAGGTCTGCCCCTACTCCAACGCCACCCGCGGCAACATCAAGGTGGACCTGAAGGTCGCCTGACGCGCGGAACGCACAGCGCAGGCAGGGGCGGGACCGGGGCACCCCGGTCCCGCCCCTGCCCGCCTCTGGGGTCGGGGGCGGTCTCTGGTAGGCGATTTCAGTTTTGGCGCTACTGAACTTGAACTCGTGATGTCGGTCGACTCGTGGTGGCGGCGTCAGGGTCCGAGACGTCGGCTGTTACCGGCTCGGGTTCAGGACGACGGCTGTAGCCAGCGCCGCGCCGCGGAGAGGTTCACCTCGCCGTCATCGCTCCAAGAACAGACCTCCAGCCATGAGAGGTAGCCGCCTTGCGCGAAGACCAAGACCTCACCAGGGCACTCGCCGGTTTCGGTGAACAGCTGTACGTCGGCCACGACGGTGCCGGGGCCCGTTGGTGCGGGCTCCAACGCGTCGGCGTCAAGGTCGAAGTAGGCAGTGCCGCACCCACACTTGCAGCGGGATTGCACCCTGAGTTGGGGCACCTGCCGTCGGAGGGCGACGTGAATCGGCTCGTCCGGGTTCAGGACGAGGCCAAGCACGTCGGCTACATCCTCGGGCAGACTTTCAGGCATGCCGCCACCGTAGCTGACCAGCAGCTTCGGGCTTCGACGATTTTGGGTCCGTCGACCCGACGCTCACAGGGCCAGGTCGGTGCCGCCGGCCAGCTGTGAGGCGAACGGCACCGACATCACTCAATCGAGTTCAGTAGCGGGCGAGGGTCCAGTTCGTGAGGCGGTCCACGATGTCGAGAACCGACCTGCGTGCCCCGGCGGAGATGAACGCGAAGACGACGAACGAGGGGATGAGCGCCACGATCACGACCAACGCGGGCAGCAGACGGACCACGATGGTGCAGAAGTCCAGCAGGGCGCGGAGGGTCCGGGTCTGAGACAGGAGGTCGATCAAACGGTCCAGCAAGGTGTACTCCTCGGATACGCGAGCGGGGTCACCTGGTGTCCGACTGAGGGCATACGTCTCCCTCGGACGGTGCCTTGTCAGGGCAACCAAGCTAATGAAGAACCCCGCTGGCCCGCGTTTCACGAGTCAGCGGCAGGTTCGAAACCTGCTGCGCATCCCTATCTCCCTGCATATCGACCTACGGCGCCGGACAACAGTCCGGCGGGCAGCTGAATTTACTGACCGCCGCACTGTCATTCAAGGGCGAATTTTAGTCACTGTCTAGAAATGCTCGAAGCTACTGCCTGAGCTTGAATGCGTGATGCCGGCCAGTCGTCCGTGATCAGGCCGGTGCTGGTCAGGCAGCCGTCGACCAGGTCCGGACGGTACTGGATCTGCTTGAGCCTGCGCTTGACGGCGCGAGTGATCTGGCCGAGGTCGGCTGCGGCGAGGTTGCCGATGTCGCGTTTGACCAGTGACCAGATGCCCTCTTGTGGGTTCAAGTCCGGTGCGCAACTCGGAAGTTGGAAGACGGTGAGCCAGTCCGCGTGGTCGGCGATGAATCGGCGCATCGCCTCGACCAGGTGCATGCGCAGGTTGTCCCAGACCAGCACGATCGGGCCGCCGAGCTGGATGTGCGCTCTGATCAGCAGGTCGCACAGGTCGCGCCAGCCGATGCCCTTCGGCTCGCCCTTGCGGCCCCGGTACTCGCGGACCGAGTAGAACGTCCGGGACCGCTTCCCCGGCTTGTAGCAGGTCAGCCCGGCTATGGACACCCGGCCCGAGCCCCGGCCACGGACCCGGACCCGGACCACTGGCGTTGAGCCCTTGCGTCCCCAGCTTCTCGCTCGCGGCGGCGTCATCGACTGCCCGGCTTCGTCCTCGAAGACGATCCAGCCGTCACATGCCGCCGGGGTGCTCTTACCCGCGGCCAGGTCTCCTTCTTCCAGACCTCGACCGCCGCGTCGTCACGCTCGATCGCCCGCCGAGCCGGCTGCTGCCAAGACCAGCCGTGCCGCTTCAGCAGCAGCCACGTGCCCTCCACGGTGTAGCTCACGTGGAACAGCCGGCCGATCAGCGTCTTGATCCGGGCCAGTGCCCACCGCTGGTCGGCCCAGCCGTGGACCAGCGGCCCACGCTCCAGTTCCCGTTCCAGCCTCGCGATCTGAGCTTCGCCGAGCCTCGGCCGCCCCGGCGATCCCTTCGACAGGACCCCCGCTTCACCGCGCTCGCGCCACTGGCGGCGCCACCGTTCCTCAGACCGCTCACTGACCCGCAGCGTCGCAGCGATGTCCCTGTTCTTCTGCCCGCCTTGGAAGCGTGTCACGGCCTGCAGCCGGACCCGCTCCCTCGCGGCCCTTCCGATGTCGGTCAACCCGCCGCCCTGCGCGTATCTCACAGTTCAGGGCTACCGGAACGGACCGACCACCATCAGGCGAACGGTCCGACATCACCCAATCAAGTTCAGTAGCTGAGTGGATCGGACACCTCTGGGATCATGGTGGTTGTGCTGATGAAATTTCCGCCAGGTGTCAGGAGAGTAAGTTTCACCCGCAGATCGGTGACCTGTGAGCTTTCCACCAGCCCCGTAGCATCTCCAGTTATCTGCAGGGACTCCGAGTGGTGATTTCCGGCGACCGATATAACAGATCTTGTATATCCCGGTACTTCGATTCTGCATGACACGGATCGCGTCCTCGGTGTTTCGCTACTGCCGCCTTTGCTTGATGCCACGGAGTGGCTAAAAACTGCCCCGGACGGGAATGTGTATGTCACGGCCGAGCGGGCGGAGTGATCTGCCTCAATTCGCCATGAGAACGAATCGACCCAGGAAACCTGGTACGTGGTGAGGAACTGAGGAACCATTTCGGACTCTTGTCCGTAATTCTCGACTTCGTGATCGT from Streptomyces flavofungini includes:
- a CDS encoding DUF3068 domain-containing protein; protein product: MRRTASPLSLILLGLGTFLLVLAPMLAWYVEPRAKRTPIDVDQITVFKGTGSYFDTGKIKTVRDQNLTITRQVRGDVADSEKSGRAIWDVSTSVDPDKTLPAADPHDSLQWSLERWVTDRKTNKPVHCCGEKPYFEGEAYLKFPFDVEKRTYLWWDSTLGATVPLSYQGKKKIQGYEGLRFTGTVKATRTGTRQVPGRLVGQPERSQVMAEEWYANHGIELVADQRTGRILFAAIGPRKTLRAPDGKKDVTVLLDSERIAFTKKTQQAQVDLADDDSSRLKLVGETLPLVTGVLGGVLAIAGVILVVRGRKKDANGSGRDGEGPDSMGPHSDTSPNSLQPTTM
- a CDS encoding SCO2400 family protein — translated: MDYCHACHRHLNGALACPGCGTPAEACREYAEALATQDEPDDLDQTDEEPSPRGRARGRGRRRERSRRAAQHRRRRRKVILIAAGVALAAGGLSLAELGTESASDDSKATSARDREESAGESAGAAATEGAQGAGASAEPVSESTDGSPSASASESAKKKDKGGKDGKDGKDKKDAEDDGSTRGAEGDAGGDAEGDAQGSGGGPGAATGGTGTSGGPDPDPTSGDPTTSPQEPDPQPSTTKPPSDPDPDPSPSETCDRFLWWCT
- a CDS encoding class I SAM-dependent methyltransferase — translated: MRDPSLRRSVTLFRAFLREQQDPEKVYALLAKDAADQVERYLPVKDRVVVDVGGGGGYFTEEFQRRGAQAYLFEPDPHELGAKPPEGSVVADGYLLPLADGVADVTFSSNVLEHVDDPETFLSEMARVTRPGGLIYVAFTNWYSPWGGHEWAPLHYFGAERARARYERRTGKPAKHKLGENLFAHHVGPTLRQVRARDDVKVVSARSRYWPFWAETVAKVPGVREVATWNLLLILRRCP
- a CDS encoding organic hydroperoxide resistance protein, which codes for MSIQNIDVKYTAVATAENGRDGRVASDDGKLDVVVNPPKEMGGSGAGTNPEQLFAAGYSACFQGALGVVARREKADISGSTVTAKVGIGPNGDGGFGLEVELITSIPNVDAATAQSLVEKAHEVCPYSNATRGNIKVDLKVA
- a CDS encoding NADP-dependent oxidoreductase; the protein is MSAAPEQLPATGRAWHLVRRPHGWPVPEDFALREVPVEAPAEGRVLVRNLYFSVDPYMRGRMNDVKSYIPPFQLDQPMDGGAVGVVVASNADGFAVGDHVLHFGGWREYASVPVTYATKVDPDAAPLSAYLGVLGMTGLTAYAGLLEVASFKEGDTVFVSGAAGAVGSEVGQIARLKGAARVIGSAGSDEKVKLLTEEYGFDAAFNYRDERPVVDQLKEAAPDGVDVYFDNVGGEHLEAAISRMNVHGRITICGMIAGYNDTEPTPGPRNMAMIIGKRLRIQGMLVQDHQDLQQQFVREVGAWVRSGELKYNETFAHGIDSGVDAFLGMLRGENTGKMIVALDA
- a CDS encoding helix-turn-helix domain-containing protein, translating into MADGAPGSLGSAHKGSAWRDVPPLQVRRFAALALEEVPILAQDILREIRAEYPGLPVVLDDSGEPMALIGIRRALEGFVQQLATREGRPRYHPEVFQEFGRGEGLHGRSLDSLQAIYRLGVRLAWRRLAEIGQQTEIPPPAMYELAESGFEYLDGLVDQSVRGYAEAAARQAGERLRLQRKLMELLLSERRPDTSAASALGAENGLDERAARVGWQLPERVAVGVLLRPAREAVAPAVGEGVLLDMEAEQPRMVVPDPEAAGRPELLRRAMTGWSGAIGPPVPLADAAKSLRWAEAAVALMGRGLLPSGEVLHCTEHTEALVLLQPEELIEDLSRRCLAPLDHCGPAHGRRLAETLLAWLETRGGAPEVAARLGVHPQTVRYRLRQIRELWGDEVDDPDRRFELELVLRARRLRGELGRA
- a CDS encoding MarR family winged helix-turn-helix transcriptional regulator — protein: MATQEPDTPAPRADPLTLEVVELIGDVVARYYEEYEVAAGKHALTGAQARVLGLLSLEPMPMRRIAQKLKCEPSNVTGIVDRLEARGLVERRPDPADRRVKLAAPTEDGLTTARSLRESLDFAREPLAELSRTERESLRDLLRRMLGG
- a CDS encoding glycosyltransferase family 4 protein codes for the protein MPQHVPSSLRPVASRPAWPHPALPPQPRRIAFLARRDLGNPAAGGSELLVDKLADGLTAQGHQVTLLCGGPAAYRDYRVVSAGGDLGHYLRARSAFTRQIGATDLLVEVCNGMPYLAPLWHRGPTLCLVNHVHTELWSMRFQGPLAPAARLGRRLEHWALSGAQRGNLLVAVSPSTATALQDLGVEPDRIRVVHNGVEEPGPLHERSDEPLFLAMGRLVEYKRIDLLLRLWERVRPVTGGRLVIVGEGPERERLERMAGPGVQFTGHVSEAEKHRLLCESWLLLHPSAVEGWGLVVTEAAARATPAIGFDVPGVRDSIEDGVTGLLAHGESAFAANWCTLALSAERRRAFGKAAAERAAHFRWANTVRQFRAVAAEAVAAHEPPVKGSSA